A single Blastopirellula retiformator DNA region contains:
- a CDS encoding dockerin type I domain-containing protein, with the protein MSNCLRRYRPSFETLEAREVLTNYVGVELRATDLAGNQITAITEGQAFNLQIYVDDLRYIADPPSNYIDEEETPFKSIPLGVASAVFDIEYDGEAFDFTGPSGLLQGPGSPTLETPTYNAQKSVDGYLEEIGTFQISTADGSGVPRLWLTIPMVAENTLGEFTISAMHPLSNEFFPDTKQGGIDEYKFNSLNPTANLEGGGFLDPDEIDYTEATITLEVVEAGLPVDVEMRIVKQPTTVDSNGEVVTLPDNAEWIDEWDSFYVEIYARAPETGSVKSVSVVIDYTNEYHNASSFTSNSDLKFTPSNTVYASYADRVSATFSTPLSGLGNDGKSVLVGRILFGPDQSLGNGVANTPASDYADPVVTDFTLVGGGATVQYGGGYETTGVSGVNVPSTELFAVPYDLDDDRTISIVDLTYIIRNIGKAATPANQLYRMDFTHDGYVDLVDLALMVRNIGTTVFNARDRARSYFDGFPYFDSGASLMEGESVGVSGFVLEGESVDVEDEMLADSPISTPAPTYMPLFVPGPTASTATTSQPTPEEESATTDSEIASSVTVSEGNLETMLIVAAAEEALSEESPESSEKIDEAFAEFSVDDPHLTM; encoded by the coding sequence ATGTCAAACTGCTTGCGTCGATATCGTCCCTCGTTCGAGACGTTGGAAGCCCGCGAGGTATTGACCAACTATGTCGGCGTCGAATTACGTGCGACCGACTTGGCCGGAAATCAGATTACTGCGATCACCGAAGGCCAGGCGTTCAATCTGCAGATCTACGTTGATGACCTCCGCTACATCGCCGATCCGCCGTCCAACTATATTGACGAAGAGGAAACCCCCTTTAAGTCGATCCCGTTGGGGGTGGCCAGCGCGGTGTTTGACATCGAGTATGACGGGGAAGCGTTTGATTTCACGGGGCCCAGCGGTCTGTTGCAGGGGCCAGGATCGCCCACGCTAGAAACGCCGACCTACAACGCGCAGAAGTCAGTGGATGGTTACCTGGAAGAAATTGGAACTTTCCAGATCTCAACCGCCGATGGGTCGGGCGTGCCGCGTCTGTGGCTCACGATTCCCATGGTCGCGGAAAACACCCTGGGTGAGTTCACGATCTCGGCAATGCATCCGCTCAGCAACGAGTTTTTCCCCGACACAAAGCAAGGGGGGATCGATGAGTACAAATTTAACAGCCTGAACCCGACCGCCAATCTCGAGGGGGGCGGCTTCTTAGATCCCGACGAAATCGACTACACCGAGGCGACGATTACGCTGGAGGTGGTTGAAGCGGGATTGCCGGTCGATGTCGAAATGCGCATCGTCAAGCAGCCGACGACGGTCGATTCGAATGGAGAAGTCGTGACTCTGCCTGACAATGCAGAGTGGATCGACGAGTGGGACAGCTTTTACGTAGAGATCTACGCCCGGGCCCCGGAAACCGGTTCGGTGAAGTCGGTCTCAGTTGTGATCGATTATACCAATGAATATCACAACGCCTCTTCATTCACGAGCAACTCGGACCTGAAATTTACGCCTTCCAACACCGTCTATGCTTCCTATGCCGATCGAGTCAGCGCAACCTTCTCGACGCCTCTCTCAGGCTTGGGAAATGATGGCAAGTCGGTGTTGGTCGGGCGGATTCTGTTTGGCCCCGATCAGTCGCTCGGCAATGGCGTCGCAAATACGCCGGCAAGCGATTACGCTGATCCGGTCGTTACGGACTTCACGCTTGTTGGCGGCGGAGCGACGGTCCAATACGGCGGCGGTTACGAAACGACCGGCGTCAGCGGCGTCAACGTCCCATCGACCGAACTGTTTGCTGTTCCGTACGACCTAGATGATGATCGGACGATCTCGATCGTTGACCTGACCTACATCATTCGTAACATCGGCAAGGCGGCGACGCCCGCCAATCAACTCTACCGCATGGACTTCACGCATGACGGCTACGTTGATCTAGTCGACCTGGCGTTGATGGTGCGAAACATCGGAACGACGGTCTTCAACGCTCGAGATCGGGCTCGCAGCTATTTCGACGGCTTCCCCTATTTCGACTCGGGGGCGAGCCTGATGGAAGGTGAATCGGTGGGCGTTAGCGGTTTTGTCCTAGAGGGCGAATCGGTCGACGTCGAAGACGAGATGCTGGCCGACTCGCCTATTTCGACGCCTGCACCGACCTACATGCCTTTGTTTGTGCCTGGCCCGACCGCCAGCACCGCGACGACGTCGCAACCGACTCCGGAAGAGGAATCGGCAACGACGGATTCCGAAATCGCGAGCAGCGTGACGGTCAGCGAAGGGAACCTGGAAACGATGTTGATCGTCGCCGCCGCCGAGGAGGCGCTCAGCGAGGAGTCGCCGGAAAGTTCGGAGAAGATTGACGAAGCGTTCGCAGAATTCTCGGTCGATGATCCGCATTTGACAATGTAG